The Janthinobacterium tructae genome contains the following window.
CACATTTTCCCCAGCGTGGGGAAATCCTTGCCGCCGACTATGCGCCGCAGCGTTTCCGCCTGCGCCTGTCCTTGCCCATGCAGCAACTTGTCTTGCCTGAAGGCGATGGTTACATGGAAGGCAATGCACCCAAGCGTCTGTTCCTGATCGACATGCCAGGCTGGAATTCGAGCGAGGACACGCTGGCGGAGCAGCCTGCTGAGCTCATGCTCGCGGGAGACAATAATCTTGCGCTGGTGTACGTGGTCAGCGCCATGCGCCTTGAAAGCAGTGTCAATAGACAGCGGCTGCACGATTTCCTGGAGGCATTGAACGACGCTTATTTCCTCGGACAGAGCCAATTGCTGATGGTGATGACGCATTGCCCGGAAGAGGACCAGCAGCGCCTGCGTGCGCTGGCTGCGTGCCTGGTCAGCGATATATGGACGAAGTTGGGGCTCGATCCGGATGAGTTGGAACTGACAGTGCTCTGCGTGGAATTTGACAGCATGGATGCGTTGCAGTTGCAAGCCTTTCGTGCCCGCTTCTGGCAATGCCTGCTGGCGCCGCTGGGGCAGGTAGCGGACCCAGGTCATCCCTGGCAAAGCCGCATGCGTGCCTGGCCGGAGGCGTGGCAACTGGCGCCCAGAGTCGCCGCTTCCCATCGTGTGCTGGTGGCCGTGCGCGGCATGCTGGCTGGCATCTGCGACCAGGGAGTATTTTTGCCTGGCATGAACATGCGGCGCCTGGATGGGGCCGAGCAGGAGGAAATACAGAGCACATTGTTCCGGATGTGGAGCAAGCGAGCGCGCGTCAAGGAGTGGAATTCCTTGCTGGAAACATCTGAAGACTTGTTGCTGGCCGCCGACCATCCACTGGCGGCGTGGTGGAATCTGTTTTGGGTCAGCCAGACGAACAGTTTGCTCGATGCCGTCCACGACCTGATGCGCGGAGCTACCCAGGCGCTCGAAGACGTCAGCGCGCAGACCGTTGATCTGGAGGCACACCTGGCCCAGCGCTTGCGCACCTTGCATGCGGCGGCCAGCATGCTCGCCACTGGCAGTTTTGCGCGCCTCGTCGACGCCGTGCATGCCGCTGGCGAGCTACCGGCCGAACGCTTGCTTGCAAGCCTGTTCAGCCTGGCCACCGTGCAGACATACTATGAAAGCCAATGTGGTAAGTTGCTGCAGAAGCAACTGCAGGAGGAAACGCCATGACGGATGAGTATGAGCTGAACTTGTTGCGGGACTTTACGCTGGAGCAATCCTCTCCCGAGGTTCTCAGCGAGTATCTGGAACGCCTGGCGCACAGCGCGGTACAGGACCGCCTGGGCGAGTCCGAGGAGCAACTGACGATGCTGCGCACCGAAATCGCCATTCTTGCGCAAGAAAAAGCTGCGCTGGAAGAGGCATTGCACCTGCTGCGCATGCCTGCCATAGAACCTCTGCTGGTTTTTCTACCTGCGATTTTCCGCAATTTCTGGGGTGTCGTGCGCCCGGACGAAGTGGCCATGATGGCGATGACATGCCAGACCATTACCATACCGTCTCCGTATCCCGACCCTTCGCCCGAAACCGTGTTGTTCATGAAGCGGCGCTTGCAGTCGATGCCGCAAGATGAGCGTGACGCGATCCTGAATTTTTGCCGCAACTTGCCGCACCGCTTGCAAATCAGAGCTGAAATGCGCGGATTTTTCTCATAATGGAACAGGCACGTCAATCCCTCATGAACACTCTGAATGCAGTGCTGCAACAACTGATAAAAAATAAGAATGAGAATGTCGAGATGCAAATGAATACGGGTGATAGCAAGGCTGACTACCACCGCGACAAGCTGGCGGAGCAGGCGGCGAAACTGTCGGGAAAAGCCTTCTGGGTGGTCTGTGCCAATGGTGCGGAGAGCATGTTTTACGATGCCAGCACGCGCCTCTTGTGGAATGCCCAGCCGGATCTGCGCCGATGGAGCGGGGCGCAGGAAGCGACTGTTGGGATTGCCAAGAAGAAAATCGGAAACATCGGTTCCTGGCGCGTCCCGACGGAGCAGGAACTGCTGGAATTTCACAATGCGCCAGCCTGTCCTGGCAAGGCGGCTCCCTTTGATTTCTTCCTGCACCGCAGCCCCTGGCTGAATGTCAAGGGAACGGTGGCGGTCGGCACGGTTGCTGGCGATGGCGTCGCAGAAGGCAATGCGCGCCTGATCGAAGTCAATGATCTTGTCGGAGAAGCAAGCTACCCTGAGTTCATCGAGCAGTGTGTCCAGCGCGGCTGGTCTCTGTTTGATGCGGGGGACATGCGTGCCATCGACCTGCTGGCGCCGTTGCGCGCCGCCGTGCCGTTGCGTTTGCAGTGGCGCGATATCGATTATCGCGGCATGCGCCTGCCGATGCTGGAAGACACGCAATTCGACGATGCCGCCAAGGGCATGTGGGAAGCCTGGGGCATGGATGCGGATACTTTGCGCGCGGAAGCGGTGCGTGCGCGTAATCCGGCCGAAGATGTGCGCGATTGGGACGTCGCCATCGATTTTGGCACCAGCAGTACGGTGGTGGCGATCAACGAACATGGCAAGCGCAAACTGCTGCGCGTCGGTGTCGGCAATTTCCTGGACCAGGAAGAGGCCAGCAATTATGAGAATCCCACGATGCTGGAGTTCCTGGACTGGACCGGCTTGATGCGCGTCTGGCAAAACTGCGCTTATCGCCCGGATGTGGACTGGGAGCACGTGCGTTGTTCGCATGCAGCCTTGCAGGATTTCCTGTCCAGCGATAAGTCGCACCAGATGATTGGCAGTTTGCTGATGCATATCAAGCAATGGGTGCTTGACGCAGAAGCGGGAAAGCGTGTCTTCATCACCGACGGCCGCCAGGTCGAACGTGAATTGCTGGCGCCCTCCGTGCGCAATCCAGTACGGGGCATGCCGCTCGAGCTGTATGCCGGCGACGATTTCGACCCGGTCGAGTTGTATGCATGGTTTATTGGCATGAATATCAACTGGCGTGGGCGGGGTTTGTTTTTACGCTATTGCATGACGTTTCCCGTCGACTATCCGCAACTGGTGAAGGACAAGATCCTGGCCTCCTTCCGCCGCGGCCTGCAGCGCAGCCTGCCATCGACCCTCCTGACGGCGCCCGAGTTTCAGAACTTCCGAGTTGACGAAGTGGCTTCCGAGCCGGCTGCGTACGCGGCGGCGGCCTTGCCAAGCCTGGGAGTATTGCCGACAAGGGAAGGTGTGGCGTATAGCGTGTTCGATTTTGGCGGAGGTAGCAGCGATTTTGATTTTGGCCACTACCGCTTGCCGGCCGAACATGAAGATCCGGACCTCGAGCAGATCCTGGAGCGTCATGGCGCCGCGGGCGACCGCTATCTTGGCGGCGAGAACTTGTTGGCAAACCTGGCCTATCGTGTCTTCCAGGATAATCTGGCGGCGTGCCTGGAACTGGGTGCCGTGTTTACCCGGCCTCTCGATGCCGATGCTTTCCCTGGCCATGAGCGTATCGTCGAGCAGGGCCGCTATGCCCGCACGAATACATTGGTGCTCATCAGCATATTGCGCCCCTTGTGGGAAACAGGGCGCATGGAGACGCAGTGTCCGACCGTCCCCCTGTTTGACCGTAGCGGCAAGCGTAGCGCGCTGCAGTTGAAAATTGCGAAGTCGGCGCTACTCGATTATCTGGAGCAGCGTATCGGCCAGGGTGTGCTGGCCTTTTGTGTCGCCATGCAAAAAGCATATCAGGATGCCGTGCCCGACCATGTGCATGTGTTGCTGGCTGGAAATTCGAGCCTGTGCCGGCAGATTTCCGGCTATTTTGGGCTGGACGACGAGGACGCCGGCAAATCGCTGCATGCGAAAATGCAAGCATATATGGCGCAGGTATTTGGCGAAAAAGTCCCCGGGTTGACCGTGCATCCGGCCCTGGCGAGCAATCCGAAGGACCTGTTTCAACCCACCGCCAAAACCGGCGTTGCCTTGGGCCTGTTGCGCCTGTGTGACGGTGGCGTGGCCGCCGTGGTTGACCATTCTCGTGGCGAGGCGCCGTTTGCCTATTACGTGGGACGTATTCGGCAAGACAAATTTCAGCCAGTGCTCATGCAGGGACATGCTTATGGAGAATGGGTGGAGCTGGGGCGGCCACGTGCCGGGGTGTTTAAACTGAGTTACAGCCAGTCGCCGTTGGCCTACACGGGAGAGATGGCAGAGGGGGCACACGGATTATTGCAGATGCGCCTTGAGTTTGCGGGCATTGCTGATGGCCAGCGTGTGTTTGCGCGTGCCATCGAGCCCGCCGTCATCGACATCTGCACCGCTGCCGGCTTGTCGGACATCGATGCGGCACTGGAGGCGCGGCGTATTGTGTTAAAACAATAGTCCGATACGGCACGAATGGCTGGCGACTGCCGCGAACCTGCTGATCGGCAGACGAAGTGGCCGTTATCGGGCCTGACCCTGCTGCCGTATTTCACTGGGCAGCGCGACCACTTGCCGGTACTGGTGGCCATCGCCATCAGCCTGCTGCTGTCGCCGCCGGGGTTGTTGTAGAACAAGGCCAACAGCATGGTGTCATCCTTGCTGGCGAATCTGCATGGCTCGCGGGCCTTGCTGCTTGCCGGGCGCCGGAAGCAGGGTACAGTAGTGTCCTGGCGTTTTTCCTTGTTCCCTTTGAGAAAGCAAAGTATATGTCCCGTCTTCCCGCCCCGCACTTCGCCGAGAAAGTCCAAGCCAGTTTTGCGCTGCAGAACGCCATGACCCTGATCCAGGCCAGCCTGCCCGTGGTGGCGCACGGCAGCACGGAAATTCACGTGCCGCACTGGAGCGGCATCGAGCAGCAGCACGGCTTCGTGCATGGCGGCGTGGTGGGCATGATCGCGGACTCGGCCGCCGGCTACGCGGCCATGACCATGGTGCCGGATGGCGCGTCCGTGCTGACGGTGGAATACAAGATGAATCTGCTGGCGCCCGCCGATGGCGAGAAACTGATCGCGCGCGGCAAGGTAGTGCGCCCGGGCCGCACCCTGATCGTCACGCAGGCCGAAGTGTTCGCCGTGCGCGATGGCAAGGAAACACTGTGCGCGCTGATGCAGCAGACCATCATGGTGATGCACGGCAAGGCGGAAAAAACCTGAGCCGTGCACCGGGCCACGGCGTTCAAGCCGCCTTGGCCAATCCTTCCGCTTCCCAGGCAGCTTTGACGCTGTCGCGCTGGGCCATTCTGCCCAGGAAGGCCTGCACATTGGCCAGCGCGGACAAGTCCACGCCCACGCGCGGCGCCCAGCCCGTGATGACGAACAGGTAGGCGTCGGCCACGGTGAAGGTGTCGCCGGTCAGGTAAGCCCGGCCTTGCAGGCGGCTATCCACCCATTTGAATTTCTTGCCCAGTTGCTCAATGAACAAGGCCTTGGTGGCGGCGTCGAAGCGGGGATCGAACAGGGGACTGAACGATTTGTGCAGCTCGGACGTGATGTAGTTCTGCCATTCCAGCACCTTGTAGCGGGCAAAGCTGCCCACCGGCGGCAGCAGATCCTGCCTGCCCGCCTGTTCGGCGATGTACTGGGCGATGACGGGGCCTTCACTCAAGGTGCTGCCATCGTCGAGGGCCAGCAGCGGCACCTGGCCTTTCGGATTGAGTTCGTAGTAATTGCCGCCTTCCTGCGTCTGGTGCTGGCCCAGGTCGACCTTCACGAGGGTGAAGGCCGCCCCCGTTTCGCGCAGGATGATGTGTGGTGCCTGCGAGCAGGCGCCCGGCGAGTAAAAGAGTTTCATGGCGATCCTTGAACAGGTGGGAAAGCAGCCACTATAGTCCTGCTGCGCCGCACGGTAAACGCATGTTCGCGTGGCGACTATGTCTGCCCGGTCATGCGGCCCATCGCCCTGTACCGCAGCCATGCTGCCCTCGCTGCTGGTGCTGTCATGCCGCCGCCCCGGCTGACCACTCGCGCAGCAATTGCCCGAACGCTTCGGCCGCCGCCGTGCTGCCAGCGGCGCGCCAGACGAGCTGGAACTGGGCGGCGGGCAGGGCGGGCAAACCATGCTGGCCATCGATGACCACCATGCCTGGCTCCAGGTCGCCCTTTGGCAGGGCCGTGATCGCCAGGCCAGCCAGCACGGCGGCGCGCAAGCCCTGCTGGCTGGGCGAGGTGAACGCCACGCGCCAGTCGAGGCCGGCGCCGTCGAGGGCGTCGACGCCCACTTGCCGGTGCATGCACGGCGCCGGCGAAAACGCCAGCGGCAGCGGCAGCGCGCCGTCATGGCGAAAATCGTGCGCCGCCGCCCAGACGAAGCGCGTGCGGCGCAGCACGGCCGCGTCATCCTGGCCGCAAGTCAAGGCCATGACGACGGCCAGGTCCAGCGCATCGGCGGCGACCAGTTTCTGCAAGTCAAGATAGGTGCCTACCGTCACATCCAGGCGCACGGCGGGAAACAGGTGCGCGAACTGCGCCAGCAGGGCGGGCAGGCGCGCGCCCATGAAATTTTCCGGTACGCCAAAGCGCACGGCGCCGGCAATCGAGGAACGCTGGAAGCGCCGCGACAGGGCATCCTGGGCCGCCAGGATCTGCCGCGCGTGGCGCAGGAAATCCTCGCCATCTTCCGTCAGGCGCAGGCTGCGCGTGGTGCGCAGCAGCAGCGCGGCGCCCGCTTGCTCTTCCAGGCGGCGGATCTGGTGGCTGATGGCGGACTGGCTCAGATGCAGCCGTTCAGCGGCGCGCGTAAAGCCGCCCGTGTCCGCTACGGCGACCAAGGCGCGCAGCAGGGCGGTATCGAAGTCCATGAAGCTCCCGTGATTCATGATGAAAATGAATGAATTGTATAAAATTTTATCATTTCCTTCATGAGTCGAGGCTTTTTAGAATGCTGGCTCGCAGTGCGCCGTCTCCACGCGCGCTCCATGACTACCGACATCAAGGCTACGATGCACCTGACTACTTCGCAACAAAATGTACTGACCCTGGCCGCCGTGTGCCTGGCCTCGCTCATGTTCGGCCTGGAAATTTCCAGCGTGCCCGTCATCCTGCCCACCCTGGAAACGGTGCTGCATAGCGACTTCAAGGACTTGCAATGGATCATGAACGCCTACACCCTGGCTTGCACCACCGTGCTGATGGCCACGGGCACCCTGGCCGACCGCTATGGCCGCAAGCGCCTGCTGCTCGCCAGCCTGGCGCTGTTCGGCCTCAGTTCCCTCGTGTGCGGCTGGGCCGGCAGCACGGGCGTGCTGATCGCCGCGCGCGCGCTGCAGGGCGCGGCCGGCGGCGCCATGCTGATTTGCCAGGTGGCCGTGCTGTCGCAGCAGTTTCCGGCCGGCGCCGCGCGGGGCCGGGCGTTTGGCGCCTGGGGCATCGTGTTTGGCCTGGGCCTGGGCTTCGGCCCCATCATTGGCGCGGCCATCGTCGCGCTATCGGGCTGGCAATGGGTATTTCTCGTGCACGGGCCGCTGGCTGTCGTCGCGCTGCTGCTGGCGGGCCTGGGCGTGACGGAATCGCGCGACCCGCAGCAGCGCAAGCTGGACGTGGCCGGCATCGCCACCTTGTCGCTGGCTGTGTTCAGCCTGGCGTGGTGCATCACGCAGGGGCCGGCGCTGGGTGTCACCGACCCGCGCACCGTGGCCAGCCTGGCCGTGGCGCTGGCCGGTTTTGCCGCGTTTGCCGTCATCGAACGGCGCCAGCCTGAACCGATGATCGATTTCCGTGTCTTTCGCATCCGCCGTTTCTCGGGTGCGCTGCTCGGTTCGGCTGGCATGAACTGCAGTTTCTGGCCGCTCATGATCTATCTGCCCCTGTACGTGCAGCATGGCCTCGGCTACAGCAGCCTGGGCACGGGCCTGAGCCTGCTGGCCTACACCTTGCCCACCTTGCTCATGCCGCCGCTGGCCGAGCGGCTGGCGCTGCGCTACCGGGCCGATGCGCTCATTCCCGCCGGCTTGCTGGCCATCGGCGCAGGTTTTTTGTTGATGCTGTGGGGCAGCCATGCGGACGCCGCCAGCTGGTTGACGATCTTGCCCGGCTGCCTGCTGGCCGGCACGGGCCTCGGGCTGACCAACACGCC
Protein-coding sequences here:
- a CDS encoding dynamin family protein, which codes for MNASKTQPGTLHEAMAAFASQMTGWHGICDGSLTARIVGEFSAGKTRLVNELLGDMVPQALKPISSREVQTRLPLEVTYGAQAALHLVERECDTDQATVVKALAHFPQRGEILAADYAPQRFRLRLSLPMQQLVLPEGDGYMEGNAPKRLFLIDMPGWNSSEDTLAEQPAELMLAGDNNLALVYVVSAMRLESSVNRQRLHDFLEALNDAYFLGQSQLLMVMTHCPEEDQQRLRALAACLVSDIWTKLGLDPDELELTVLCVEFDSMDALQLQAFRARFWQCLLAPLGQVADPGHPWQSRMRAWPEAWQLAPRVAASHRVLVAVRGMLAGICDQGVFLPGMNMRRLDGAEQEEIQSTLFRMWSKRARVKEWNSLLETSEDLLLAADHPLAAWWNLFWVSQTNSLLDAVHDLMRGATQALEDVSAQTVDLEAHLAQRLRTLHAAASMLATGSFARLVDAVHAAGELPAERLLASLFSLATVQTYYESQCGKLLQKQLQEETP
- a CDS encoding DUF1566 domain-containing protein, which encodes MEQARQSLMNTLNAVLQQLIKNKNENVEMQMNTGDSKADYHRDKLAEQAAKLSGKAFWVVCANGAESMFYDASTRLLWNAQPDLRRWSGAQEATVGIAKKKIGNIGSWRVPTEQELLEFHNAPACPGKAAPFDFFLHRSPWLNVKGTVAVGTVAGDGVAEGNARLIEVNDLVGEASYPEFIEQCVQRGWSLFDAGDMRAIDLLAPLRAAVPLRLQWRDIDYRGMRLPMLEDTQFDDAAKGMWEAWGMDADTLRAEAVRARNPAEDVRDWDVAIDFGTSSTVVAINEHGKRKLLRVGVGNFLDQEEASNYENPTMLEFLDWTGLMRVWQNCAYRPDVDWEHVRCSHAALQDFLSSDKSHQMIGSLLMHIKQWVLDAEAGKRVFITDGRQVERELLAPSVRNPVRGMPLELYAGDDFDPVELYAWFIGMNINWRGRGLFLRYCMTFPVDYPQLVKDKILASFRRGLQRSLPSTLLTAPEFQNFRVDEVASEPAAYAAAALPSLGVLPTREGVAYSVFDFGGGSSDFDFGHYRLPAEHEDPDLEQILERHGAAGDRYLGGENLLANLAYRVFQDNLAACLELGAVFTRPLDADAFPGHERIVEQGRYARTNTLVLISILRPLWETGRMETQCPTVPLFDRSGKRSALQLKIAKSALLDYLEQRIGQGVLAFCVAMQKAYQDAVPDHVHVLLAGNSSLCRQISGYFGLDDEDAGKSLHAKMQAYMAQVFGEKVPGLTVHPALASNPKDLFQPTAKTGVALGLLRLCDGGVAAVVDHSRGEAPFAYYVGRIRQDKFQPVLMQGHAYGEWVELGRPRAGVFKLSYSQSPLAYTGEMAEGAHGLLQMRLEFAGIADGQRVFARAIEPAVIDICTAAGLSDIDAALEARRIVLKQ
- a CDS encoding PaaI family thioesterase, whose product is MSRLPAPHFAEKVQASFALQNAMTLIQASLPVVAHGSTEIHVPHWSGIEQQHGFVHGGVVGMIADSAAGYAAMTMVPDGASVLTVEYKMNLLAPADGEKLIARGKVVRPGRTLIVTQAEVFAVRDGKETLCALMQQTIMVMHGKAEKT
- the gstA gene encoding glutathione transferase GstA gives rise to the protein MKLFYSPGACSQAPHIILRETGAAFTLVKVDLGQHQTQEGGNYYELNPKGQVPLLALDDGSTLSEGPVIAQYIAEQAGRQDLLPPVGSFARYKVLEWQNYITSELHKSFSPLFDPRFDAATKALFIEQLGKKFKWVDSRLQGRAYLTGDTFTVADAYLFVITGWAPRVGVDLSALANVQAFLGRMAQRDSVKAAWEAEGLAKAA
- a CDS encoding LysR substrate-binding domain-containing protein; protein product: MDFDTALLRALVAVADTGGFTRAAERLHLSQSAISHQIRRLEEQAGAALLLRTTRSLRLTEDGEDFLRHARQILAAQDALSRRFQRSSIAGAVRFGVPENFMGARLPALLAQFAHLFPAVRLDVTVGTYLDLQKLVAADALDLAVVMALTCGQDDAAVLRRTRFVWAAAHDFRHDGALPLPLAFSPAPCMHRQVGVDALDGAGLDWRVAFTSPSQQGLRAAVLAGLAITALPKGDLEPGMVVIDGQHGLPALPAAQFQLVWRAAGSTAAAEAFGQLLREWSAGAAA
- a CDS encoding MFS transporter → MTTDIKATMHLTTSQQNVLTLAAVCLASLMFGLEISSVPVILPTLETVLHSDFKDLQWIMNAYTLACTTVLMATGTLADRYGRKRLLLASLALFGLSSLVCGWAGSTGVLIAARALQGAAGGAMLICQVAVLSQQFPAGAARGRAFGAWGIVFGLGLGFGPIIGAAIVALSGWQWVFLVHGPLAVVALLLAGLGVTESRDPQQRKLDVAGIATLSLAVFSLAWCITQGPALGVTDPRTVASLAVALAGFAAFAVIERRQPEPMIDFRVFRIRRFSGALLGSAGMNCSFWPLMIYLPLYVQHGLGYSSLGTGLSLLAYTLPTLLMPPLAERLALRYRADALIPAGLLAIGAGFLLMLWGSHADAASWLTILPGCLLAGTGLGLTNTPVTNTTTAAVPGERAGMASSIDISARMVSLSVNIALMGFILVEAIQSALRQHVPAGIDAAALRAMAEGLSAGKGAGALPAGVAKLALAQGFGAVMLYGGVAACLFAVASWLVFGAGRARQTAGQPMR